Below is a genomic region from Helianthus annuus cultivar XRQ/B chromosome 2, HanXRQr2.0-SUNRISE, whole genome shotgun sequence.
ACCTATAACGATTAAAAAATTTGAAGATCAAACACACAAAATTTGAAATAAATAAGATCATAATGTTTATGTTTACACTCACCAAATGGTATATGATCGAACGGTTCAGCGGATTCGAGTGCGGTTGGACTCAAACAACTCGAAAAATCGCCTCTTTCAATTTGTTGCTGATGCTTCCTACACAAAATATGCAAtttatttattaacaaatttAAGACGAATaatcaaatatatttttaaaagaaATAGAAAATATTCATTCATACTTGTCGGGTATTTTTCCCTTTTCTTTATATGGCTTAACGAGCACCCGTGAATCACAAACAAAGTGCGGGTTTCCCTTTGCCAAAATCGCTTTAACAGTCtccggaagcataaacgtaacaAACCCGAACATCCGTTTTTGCTGATACGGGATCCTCACATCTTGAACCGGTCCAAACATGCTTAATAAACATTCAAAAAATCTCTTATAaacggaaaaaaaaaacaatcaaatcAAAATAACACAGTTGCGAATCTAATCATTAACTACCTGAAGTAATTCGAAACGTCTTCCTCTTTAAAAGTACTATCGGCCGGAAAAGTTAAATAAATTTGGCGCGAACTCGAATTCGAGTTCCCGAAACCCATTGTTCCAAAATCATTTCGGTCGGGTCGACAACGACCGAATTTGTGAAACTCGTCACCCATCATCAATGCAGCTGCTGCTGCTGATCTACATACACATAAAGATTccctttttttaatctttttcatACACTAAAAAAACCAAGTATAACATACAactaaaaatttttaaaaaaaaaatgatctTTCAAGTTCTAACATATTCAAAACCGTAAGTTAACGAACAACGAATAAAGTTTCATAACATAAATTATCAAGAAACACAAGCAAAGATCAAAGattcctttttttttattttttccatAAACTTAAAAAACCAATTATAACatatagttaaaaaaataaaaataaaaaaaccatgaGGTTCCAACAAATTCAAAACCAGAAGTTaaagaataataaataaaatttcatGAACATAACTTATCAAGAAAAACAATCAAAGATtactttataaaaaaacaattataTTCCATACACTTAAAAGAAACAACCATAACATAttactaaaaaatcaaaaaaaaaaaaaaaatcacaatgTTCCAACATATTCAAAACCAGAAGATAAAGAACAATGtataaagtttcctaacattaTTGatcaagaaacaaaaaaaaaagatcaaAAATTCCCTTTTTTTAATCTCTTTCCATACACTTCAAAAACAATCAAAACACataactagaaaaaaaaaaaaaaaaagtgttccAAGTTCCAACATGTTCAAAACCACTAAATAAAGTTCCATAAAATAATTAATCAACAAACACAAAACAATGATCAAAgattcccctttttaaaaccttttatatacattataaaAACTAATTATACCACATGATTAAAAAAAACAGTGATGATGTTTCAACATTCCAAAATATGCAAAAAAAACCAGAAGTTAAAGAACAAATGAATAAAGTCACAACCTTTATCACATAACAATAAAAAGATAAagcatatatattattttattttatttacctaGGATTCTCATTCACAAAGTTCATGCACCTATTCAACTGAAAAGGATGATGACCCATAACTCCAAATctttgttgctgctgctgctgctgttgttgttgttgatgttgttgtaTAACCTTAAACCTTATCAAATCTTCAAAAACATCCATTTTTCCACTAGgagaaccaccaccaccacaaccactaaACCCTAATTCATCAACAAACCCACCATTGTTATTATTACCATGAACAAACTTACATAAACTCCCATTTTTACAAAACCCTTTTGCATAATACATGCAAGGCCTCCACCCACCGCCGGTGACGTCACCGTACCCTCCGCTGACGTCATCGCCCCCATTCCCACAGAACCCACCACCGGAGATGTAAGCGTCGTTAACTGAGCAGCTTCTTCTGTGTAAATGATGATGATGTGGGTGGGTGACGTCACCGTACTCGCCGCTGACGTCATCGCCCCAGTTTGAAAAACCGCCGTTTAAATCGGCGGTTTGGGGGTCGTCAAACAGCGGAGGATGATGATCTGGGACAACTTGGGGGATGTTGACGGAAGTTACAGAGGCGTAATCTTCGTTACAGTCGTTGAAGTTTGAGAAAAATGAGGAGCCAGATGAGCCGCCACCGTTCACCACGGCGGCGTAACTAGCCGGCCGGGGGCTACGGTGGTCGGAGACCGACCAGGGGGAGCTAGGGGAAGAAGGGTTTGTGTGGTGAAACCCATTGTTATTCGGAACGATGATTTGAGGGTTTGCAGATGAGTTGTTCGACGAAATGTCTAAGAAAGATTTAGCTTTTTTTATAACGGAAACGAGATGGTTTTCAGGGCCAAAAGCGAGCCTAATCATCTCATTATCACCTT
It encodes:
- the LOC110924248 gene encoding zinc finger CCCH domain-containing protein 22 isoform X2, whose amino-acid sequence is MDTVEATKMVMSRIQKLDPEHASKIMGYILIQDQGDNEMIRLAFGPENHLVSVIKKAKSFLDISSNNSSANPQIIVPNNNGFHHTNPSSPSSPWSVSDHRSPRPASYAAVVNGGGSSGSSFFSNFNDCNEDYASVTSVNIPQVVPDHHPPLFDDPQTADLNGGFSNWGDDVSGEYGDVTHPHHHHLHRRSCSVNDAYISGGGFCGNGGDDVSGGYGDVTGGGWRPCMYYAKGFCKNGSLCKFVHGNNNNGGFVDELGFSGCGGGGSPSGKMDVFEDLIRFKVIQQHQQQQQQQQQQQRFGVMGHHPFQLNRCMNFVNENPRSAAAAALMMGDEFHKFGRCRPDRNDFGTMGFGNSNSSSRQIYLTFPADSTFKEEDVSNYFSMFGPVQDVRIPYQQKRMFGFVTFMLPETVKAILAKGNPHFVCDSRVLVKPYKEKGKIPDKKHQQQIERGDFSSCLSPTALESAEPFDHIPFGARMFNHEMMIRRKIEEQELQQAIEFQDRRLMNLQLTDMKNHQFQRSLSVSLPTHIHQNLVFPSDGYNNEEHVSGGNNRSKTCDVANEELESDPNVETPKNESLEPALPDNLFASPTKSTTTDNENNFSADVSETDYTGAIPIHVPSKCQAIEM
- the LOC110924248 gene encoding zinc finger CCCH domain-containing protein 22 isoform X1, whose product is MDTVEATKMVMSRIQKLDPEHASKIMGYILIQDQGDNEMIRLAFGPENHLVSVIKKAKSFLDISSNNSSANPQIIVPNNNGFHHTNPSSPSSPWSVSDHRSPRPASYAAVVNGGGSSGSSFFSNFNDCNEDYASVTSVNIPQVVPDHHPPLFDDPQTADLNGGFSNWGDDVSGEYGDVTHPHHHHLHRRSCSVNDAYISGGGFCGNGGDDVSGGYGDVTGGGWRPCMYYAKGFCKNGSLCKFVHGNNNNGGFVDELGFSGCGGGGSPSGKMDVFEDLIRFKVIQQHQQQQQQQQQQQRFGVMGHHPFQLNRCMNFVNENPRSAAAAALMMGDEFHKFGRCRPDRNDFGTMGFGNSNSSSRQIYLTFPADSTFKEEDVSNYFSMFGPVQDVRIPYQQKRMFGFVTFMLPETVKAILAKGNPHFVCDSRVLVKPYKEKGKIPDKKHQQQIERGDFSSCLSPTALESAEPFDHIPFGARMFNHEMMIRRKIEEQELQQAIEFQDRRLMNLQLTDMKNHQFQRSLSVSLPTHIHQNLVFPSDGYNNEEHVSGGNNRSKTCDVANEELESDPNVETPKNESLEPALPDNLFASPTKSTTTDNENNFSADVSETDYTGAIPIHVPSKCQEAIEM